A window of Sphingobacterium sp. SRCM116780 contains these coding sequences:
- a CDS encoding MBL fold metallo-hydrolase — protein sequence MKYCAIASGSNGNCYYISKGDSAILIDAGINSKHIHLRMDNVGILPTQIKAVFITHEHTDHIRGLSVFVKKYNIPVYITKGSYEGTRLHLPPHLVHIIAPDAVTEIGTLRIYGIPKYHDAKEPCSFLVSDGSHNIAVLTDIGRPCKNVQHVIKHADVLLLESNYDEEMLRNGRYSYFLKNRISSGWGHLSNTIALELFNTHRSSRLKHLVLTHLSGENNTVELVHAAFEPHCQQIILSVATRYKETELFSMADLLSQESKCIPEQDIAARINSF from the coding sequence ATGAAATATTGTGCCATTGCCTCAGGCAGTAATGGAAATTGTTATTACATCTCCAAAGGAGATTCGGCTATTTTAATAGATGCAGGGATAAATAGTAAACATATTCATCTCCGCATGGATAATGTAGGCATATTACCCACACAGATAAAAGCTGTTTTCATCACACACGAACATACTGATCACATCCGAGGACTATCTGTTTTTGTCAAAAAGTATAATATCCCTGTTTATATCACCAAAGGAAGCTATGAAGGAACACGATTGCATTTACCCCCTCATCTGGTTCATATCATTGCTCCTGATGCGGTAACGGAAATAGGAACATTACGAATTTATGGAATTCCGAAATACCATGATGCAAAAGAACCCTGTAGTTTTCTAGTTTCAGACGGTTCCCATAACATTGCCGTATTAACAGATATTGGTCGTCCTTGTAAAAATGTACAACATGTTATTAAGCATGCAGATGTACTGCTTTTAGAATCGAATTACGATGAAGAAATGTTGCGAAATGGACGATACTCTTATTTTTTAAAAAATAGAATCAGTAGTGGTTGGGGGCATCTTTCCAATACAATTGCATTAGAATTATTCAATACACATCGTTCATCACGATTAAAACACTTAGTATTAACCCATCTTTCTGGTGAAAATAATACCGTAGAACTTGTTCACGCAGCTTTTGAGCCACATTGTCAGCAGATTATACTCTCTGTAGCGACACGGTATAAAGAAACGGAACTGTTCAGCATGGCCGACTTACTTTCGCAAGAAAGTAAATGTATTCCAGAACAAGATATTGCTGCAAGAATAAATTCTTTTTAG
- a CDS encoding DUF5007 domain-containing protein yields the protein MKKSLLYTLAIGILAVTACKKLPEGNLSDIIRYEVLPMEIKKGRAEVSTAINPAGSSKPTEYKLLKIYEKETGKDVTDIFQKTYPIKIWTQLYDSKVDKTIEQIDAKRKDTVMVPLAINKLSGAVESNQNTLQLPSGSYLFDLEIKNSAGTKIYPKIGEFKLVDAPFFDIPAVRSTTAMKVGAETTTKSIPSNASHIKVTALDSKENKIIVRIVDKNGVPFNPKAGEVGRRPNAGTAGGFLQTMQDYSLTTTLFDDRMEFTYGVVPFPLVSLGNGFNYYYRIPAKYVKFDDSLGLPYNTYSCNARFSFQAFVGGTYQIDVIVPQVTRVN from the coding sequence ATGAAAAAGAGTTTACTATATACACTAGCTATTGGAATATTAGCAGTGACGGCATGTAAAAAGCTGCCTGAAGGAAATCTAAGTGATATCATTCGTTATGAAGTATTACCTATGGAGATTAAAAAGGGTAGAGCTGAAGTTTCTACTGCGATTAATCCTGCAGGATCTTCTAAGCCAACGGAATATAAATTATTGAAAATTTACGAAAAAGAGACGGGAAAAGATGTAACTGATATTTTTCAAAAAACATATCCAATAAAAATATGGACACAACTGTACGATTCAAAAGTGGATAAAACAATTGAACAAATCGATGCCAAAAGAAAAGATACAGTAATGGTACCATTGGCGATTAATAAATTATCAGGTGCTGTAGAGTCAAATCAAAATACGTTACAATTGCCATCAGGAAGTTATTTATTTGATTTGGAAATCAAAAATAGTGCTGGTACAAAAATTTATCCTAAAATTGGTGAATTCAAACTAGTTGACGCACCATTTTTCGATATTCCAGCTGTTCGATCTACAACAGCCATGAAAGTTGGAGCAGAAACAACCACAAAATCAATTCCTAGCAATGCGAGTCATATCAAAGTGACGGCTTTGGACTCGAAAGAGAATAAAATAATTGTAAGAATTGTAGATAAAAATGGTGTGCCCTTTAATCCCAAAGCTGGTGAAGTAGGTAGGAGACCAAATGCTGGAACAGCGGGAGGTTTTTTACAAACTATGCAGGATTATTCATTAACAACTACACTTTTTGATGATCGTATGGAGTTTACATATGGGGTAGTACCATTTCCATTGGTTTCTTTAGGAAATGGATTTAATTACTACTACCGCATACCAGCGAAGTATGTAAAATTTGATGATAGTTTAGGATTGCCTTATAATACCTATTCTTGTAATGCGAGATTTTCTTTTCAAGCATTTGTTGGAGGAACATATCAAATCGATGTGATTGTACCACAAGTTACGAGAGTGAATTAA
- a CDS encoding SusC/RagA family TonB-linked outer membrane protein yields the protein MKRILPIILLFLTSCNLLFAQVTTITGTVKDDKGGTLPGITVSEKGTNNQAATNSEGSFSLKVQKIPTTLVIRGIGFKTKEQQVQSEKGISVVLVTDNSSLNEVVVVGYQKQSAKKSTGAVQVISGKTIEDLPAPSFESLLQGRVAGVNIQNFTGEPGARNTFTVRGNSTISPDLNSEIDLANTMSSPLYIIDGMPLSVTDLANSGATGTNYVAGINVNDIESIVIQKDAAGTAVWGSRGANGVIVIKTKQGRSGKPQIRASYYKGITERPQLQRTLGGATERRTKMDILSQYASWSQMGTITQPLTDSLNGSYNNATDWQDLFYTSGSIDNADASISGGNESVNYRVSAGYYNEDGVVRNTGFKRYSLRGNFGFTLSPIIKSDFMISTARINRKRGLGRGINQIVPINQGAMPSSFVGLGKSDYDFYYGQYDKLKDDNQTDNINIFSKTYVDIIKGLQYSLEASAQVNLDKRTQFQPKELNNGQSFAGSYGRNAYTYNVANILNYTKTFNEKHNLILTAIQSFQYDKQQSDSITGYNLPTDDIHVIQGVAQKDLYANSNLLESGLLSYMGQVSYDYKSKYIINASWRADASSRFGKDTKWGYFPAVSAAWIVSDENFLKNTSWINLLKLRGSWGLSGTLPTDFYAPFNIWNLSSDTYNGGTFSYPSFRKPLTLNTLTWNKSEQTNIGFDLFTFDNRLNITFDAYRKITKDPIMAFPFPYYTGYTKLSFNVPMTIYNEGFDLTIATHNLSKESKLQWNTNFNLTYNRNRIGSLPFGDRSFYADSRDYNQQLMYTVGSPIYQWAQMQYQGVYSNQGQIPVNPVTGKPLTYFKGNNIVKPGYPIWNDVNQDWDVWSDEDKGAADGDLVLTGNPNPKFTGGLYNEFIYKNFSISILNTFTLGRDIINNLKSNQFNTIGGNIYSFTNNRLPDLEGVDYWTPEKAKDPNYQAGFPSIAPYGGYFYQFLPFSTMFNENGSYFKIKTISMGYIVPKKIVDRMKIGARVIRFYAMLDNVHTFQKASVPDAELVSPQGEYSGGAYPLPKKYTIGLEVNF from the coding sequence ATGAAGAGAATTTTACCAATTATTCTCCTCTTTTTAACGTCATGCAATTTATTGTTCGCACAAGTAACGACCATTACTGGAACAGTTAAAGATGATAAAGGGGGAACATTACCTGGAATTACGGTTTCTGAAAAGGGAACTAATAACCAGGCAGCTACTAATAGTGAGGGAAGCTTTTCACTGAAAGTGCAAAAAATACCAACCACTCTCGTGATTCGTGGTATTGGATTTAAAACGAAAGAACAACAAGTTCAATCAGAGAAAGGCATTTCGGTTGTTCTTGTGACCGATAACTCTTCATTAAATGAAGTTGTTGTTGTTGGTTATCAAAAGCAGTCAGCTAAAAAATCAACAGGTGCAGTGCAGGTTATTTCAGGAAAGACCATTGAAGATTTACCTGCTCCAAGTTTTGAAAGTTTGCTACAAGGGCGTGTGGCAGGTGTTAACATTCAAAATTTTACAGGTGAACCTGGAGCACGTAATACGTTTACAGTCAGAGGTAACTCGACCATTTCTCCTGATTTGAATTCAGAAATTGATTTAGCCAATACGATGAGTTCACCTTTGTATATTATTGATGGTATGCCTCTATCTGTTACCGATTTAGCCAATTCCGGGGCAACTGGAACAAACTATGTTGCAGGTATTAATGTAAATGATATTGAGAGCATTGTTATCCAAAAAGATGCTGCAGGGACGGCAGTTTGGGGATCTCGTGGTGCCAATGGGGTTATTGTGATCAAAACAAAGCAAGGTAGATCTGGTAAGCCACAAATTCGTGCTTCTTACTATAAAGGTATCACAGAACGCCCTCAATTGCAACGTACTTTAGGGGGTGCTACAGAGCGTCGGACTAAAATGGATATTCTATCTCAATATGCTTCATGGTCTCAGATGGGGACTATTACACAGCCTCTGACCGATAGTTTAAATGGTAGCTATAATAATGCAACCGACTGGCAAGATTTGTTTTATACTTCAGGAAGTATTGATAATGCTGATGCAAGCATCTCTGGAGGGAATGAATCGGTAAATTATCGTGTTTCGGCAGGTTACTATAATGAAGATGGTGTCGTTAGAAATACGGGTTTTAAACGTTATTCGTTAAGAGGAAACTTTGGTTTTACTTTATCACCAATCATAAAATCAGATTTTATGATCTCTACTGCTCGAATCAATAGAAAACGTGGTTTGGGAAGAGGAATTAATCAAATTGTACCGATAAATCAAGGGGCAATGCCATCATCATTTGTTGGTTTGGGTAAATCTGATTATGATTTTTATTATGGTCAATACGATAAATTAAAAGATGATAATCAAACGGATAATATCAATATTTTTTCAAAAACATATGTAGATATTATCAAAGGTTTACAGTATTCTCTTGAAGCTTCTGCTCAGGTGAATCTAGATAAGCGTACGCAATTTCAACCCAAAGAGTTAAATAATGGACAAAGTTTCGCTGGTTCTTATGGTCGAAATGCGTATACCTATAATGTGGCAAATATTTTAAATTATACGAAGACCTTTAATGAAAAGCATAATCTTATATTAACGGCAATTCAATCGTTTCAGTATGATAAACAACAATCAGATTCTATAACAGGTTATAATCTGCCTACAGATGATATCCATGTGATACAAGGGGTTGCACAAAAAGATTTATATGCAAACTCTAATTTACTTGAGTCAGGTCTATTGTCTTATATGGGACAGGTTTCTTATGATTATAAATCAAAATATATTATTAATGCATCTTGGAGAGCCGATGCTTCGTCTCGTTTTGGTAAGGATACCAAATGGGGCTATTTTCCCGCAGTATCTGCAGCTTGGATAGTTTCTGATGAAAATTTTCTAAAAAATACTTCTTGGATTAATCTACTCAAACTAAGAGGTAGCTGGGGATTATCAGGAACTTTGCCAACAGATTTTTATGCACCTTTTAATATTTGGAATTTATCTTCAGATACGTATAATGGTGGAACATTTTCTTATCCATCGTTTAGAAAGCCGTTGACATTAAATACATTGACTTGGAATAAATCAGAACAAACCAATATTGGTTTCGATTTATTTACTTTTGATAACCGATTAAATATTACATTTGATGCCTATCGAAAAATAACCAAAGATCCGATAATGGCATTTCCATTTCCGTATTACACCGGATATACCAAACTATCTTTCAATGTTCCAATGACGATCTATAATGAAGGATTTGATTTGACAATTGCTACACACAACCTTTCAAAAGAAAGTAAATTGCAATGGAATACAAATTTCAACTTGACATATAATAGAAATCGTATAGGCTCATTACCTTTTGGTGATCGTAGTTTTTATGCAGATTCAAGAGATTATAATCAACAACTCATGTATACTGTAGGAAGTCCGATTTATCAGTGGGCGCAAATGCAGTATCAAGGGGTATATTCAAATCAAGGTCAAATTCCAGTTAATCCAGTGACAGGTAAGCCACTCACTTATTTTAAAGGGAATAATATTGTAAAACCAGGTTATCCAATTTGGAATGATGTGAATCAAGATTGGGATGTTTGGAGTGATGAAGATAAAGGAGCAGCAGATGGAGATTTAGTATTAACGGGTAATCCAAATCCAAAATTTACAGGCGGATTATACAATGAATTTATTTATAAAAACTTTTCAATCAGTATATTGAATACGTTCACTTTGGGAAGAGATATCATCAACAACTTGAAAAGTAATCAATTTAACACGATTGGAGGTAATATTTACAGTTTTACTAATAATCGCTTACCTGATTTGGAAGGTGTGGATTATTGGACACCTGAAAAAGCAAAAGATCCTAATTATCAAGCAGGTTTTCCATCAATAGCGCCATATGGAGGATATTTTTATCAATTTTTGCCATTCAGTACAATGTTTAATGAAAATGGATCATATTTTAAGATCAAAACAATTTCGATGGGCTACATTGTTCCAAAGAAGATTGTTGATCGTATGAAAATTGGCGCTCGTGTTATCCGTTTTTATGCCATGTTAGACAATGTTCATACATTTCAGAAAGCCTCTGTTCCAGATGCAGAATTGGTATCACCACAAGGTGAGTATAGTGGTGGAGCATACCCACTTCCTAAGAAATATACCATTGGTCTAGAAGTTAACTTTTAA
- a CDS encoding glycoside hydrolase family 10 protein, producing the protein MRFKYVLHLLQLFFLIALIPLLSYAQSSPKREIRGVWITTIGNIDWPTSASGTNVAKQKQELIHILDEHKRSGINTILFQIRPAADAFYAKGRESWSRYLTGKQGKAPEPFYDPLDFIIEECHKRGMELHAWINPYRASTTLNPNHFAEDHITKKKPEWFFTYAGKKLFNPGIPEVRQYIIDVVMDVVNNYDIDGVHFDDYFYPYPDSRNTAIPDRITFGQYANNFSNIDDWRRNNVDVLIRDLGVAIKAKKPYIKYGVSPCGIWDNKDENIEGSNTHGLSGYRTLFADGVKWVKEGWIDYINPQIYFPFQNRAAAYEVLVDWWQHHTYGRHFYIGHGAYRVNEKKSGWTDRSQIPRQIRFLREQKNVQGSIFFSSNSLTDNLAGLQDSLKYNLYRYPSLPPTMSWIDSIPPHAPFGLQLKVSDNKKINFLVWQKPDRAADGQSAYGYLIYRFKEGEKVDLNNTSKIIYITYNEDDLQYSDNDLTPHEEYYYFVTALDRMKNESEPSNIRSTTNQS; encoded by the coding sequence ATGAGATTTAAATACGTTCTGCACTTACTTCAACTATTTTTTTTAATAGCGTTAATACCCCTACTTTCGTATGCTCAGTCTAGTCCAAAAAGAGAAATCAGAGGTGTTTGGATTACGACAATTGGTAATATTGATTGGCCTACTTCTGCTTCTGGAACAAATGTTGCAAAACAAAAGCAAGAACTTATCCATATCTTAGATGAACATAAAAGATCTGGAATCAATACGATTCTTTTTCAGATCCGACCTGCCGCAGACGCGTTTTATGCCAAAGGAAGAGAGTCTTGGAGTCGATATTTAACAGGGAAACAAGGAAAAGCACCAGAGCCATTTTATGATCCTTTGGATTTTATTATAGAAGAATGCCACAAGAGAGGAATGGAACTCCATGCCTGGATAAATCCTTATCGGGCGTCAACGACGTTAAATCCAAATCATTTTGCGGAAGATCACATTACTAAAAAAAAGCCAGAATGGTTTTTCACCTATGCGGGTAAAAAATTATTCAATCCTGGGATTCCTGAAGTACGTCAGTATATCATCGATGTCGTCATGGATGTGGTGAACAATTATGATATTGATGGGGTTCATTTTGATGATTATTTCTATCCTTATCCGGACAGTAGAAACACAGCTATTCCAGATCGCATTACTTTTGGTCAGTATGCTAATAATTTTTCCAATATCGATGATTGGCGAAGAAATAATGTTGATGTGTTGATCCGTGATTTAGGTGTTGCTATAAAAGCAAAGAAACCTTACATCAAATATGGTGTTAGTCCATGTGGTATTTGGGACAATAAAGATGAGAATATAGAGGGTTCAAATACGCATGGATTAAGTGGTTATCGTACGCTATTTGCTGATGGTGTTAAATGGGTTAAGGAAGGATGGATTGATTATATCAATCCTCAGATATATTTTCCTTTTCAAAACCGTGCCGCAGCATATGAAGTTTTAGTGGATTGGTGGCAGCACCATACCTATGGTAGACATTTTTATATTGGTCATGGTGCTTACCGTGTCAATGAAAAGAAATCTGGTTGGACAGATCGCAGTCAGATACCTCGTCAAATTCGCTTTTTACGTGAACAAAAAAATGTGCAGGGAAGTATTTTCTTTAGTTCAAACTCTTTAACGGACAACCTTGCAGGTCTACAGGATTCTTTAAAATACAATTTATATCGTTATCCATCTTTACCTCCCACCATGTCTTGGATTGATAGCATTCCTCCTCATGCTCCATTTGGCTTACAATTAAAAGTTTCGGATAATAAAAAAATAAATTTCTTAGTCTGGCAAAAACCAGATCGGGCAGCGGATGGTCAATCGGCTTATGGTTATCTTATCTATCGCTTTAAAGAGGGAGAGAAAGTGGACTTGAATAATACAAGTAAGATTATTTATATCACGTACAACGAAGATGATTTACAATATTCAGATAATGATTTAACACCACATGAAGAATACTATTATTTTGTCACGGCATTGGATCGGATGAAAAATGAAAGTGAACCTTCTAATATCCGTAGTACAACAAATCAATCATAA
- a CDS encoding RagB/SusD family nutrient uptake outer membrane protein: MKIKHILSVIGISGVLLLGSSCTKYLNLSPENSTYDEVFWTDGANVEKATLGAYALLRDAVRNERSYFIFGDIASGVLKAGGDYWNYASLSKSGGFKFSYAPYLEPSLWDWTRFYKIINQCNLIIEHTTAMDVSLFDNGEDEKNQYIANAKFLRAYTYFYMQRVWGDVLLVKETFKDPQNIPDMARSPQTETLAFCKADLAFAATNLGQGSVKSFASKGAANALLAEIYAWEHDYINTEKYIAEALKGGYALEDIKDYRKIWQGDSKESIFELNMLYSETGREWTTDFFNVFLTSTNVEGKGIGSIWEIDPEFLESDFKDGSVRFDSITAPFPDNDLQRVIRKYDRVEKYNPNDKSLYAVSNNLVLMRLADLILLRAEAEFKNGKEVLALDDLNMIRNRAGLTDTVLSGNDLFIEIFKERRRELIGEGTIQFDLIRMNLFKQLDEYSSYYDDERLSKQGYYWPLNMRTLLPQNESLTQNPYWMNH; encoded by the coding sequence ATGAAAATTAAACATATATTATCTGTTATAGGAATCTCTGGAGTACTATTGCTCGGGTCTTCCTGTACAAAATATCTAAATCTGTCTCCAGAAAACAGTACTTATGATGAGGTCTTTTGGACAGATGGAGCGAATGTAGAAAAAGCAACTTTAGGAGCATACGCCTTGTTGCGTGATGCAGTTCGTAATGAACGGTCTTATTTTATTTTTGGTGATATTGCATCAGGCGTATTAAAAGCCGGTGGTGATTATTGGAATTATGCTTCGCTATCAAAGTCTGGTGGTTTTAAGTTTAGTTATGCACCTTATTTGGAGCCTAGTTTATGGGATTGGACACGGTTTTACAAAATTATCAATCAATGTAATTTAATTATTGAGCATACGACTGCGATGGATGTCAGCTTATTTGATAATGGAGAAGACGAAAAAAATCAATATATCGCTAATGCAAAATTTCTACGCGCCTATACTTACTTTTATATGCAACGCGTCTGGGGTGATGTATTATTAGTAAAAGAAACCTTCAAGGATCCTCAAAATATCCCAGATATGGCAAGAAGTCCTCAAACGGAAACATTGGCATTCTGTAAGGCAGATTTAGCCTTTGCTGCTACAAATTTGGGTCAAGGATCTGTGAAGAGTTTTGCATCTAAAGGAGCTGCGAATGCCTTATTAGCCGAAATTTATGCATGGGAACATGATTATATCAATACAGAGAAATACATAGCAGAAGCATTAAAAGGAGGATATGCACTCGAAGATATCAAAGATTATAGAAAAATCTGGCAAGGAGATTCAAAAGAATCTATTTTCGAATTGAATATGTTGTATAGCGAAACTGGTAGAGAGTGGACAACGGATTTTTTTAATGTCTTTTTGACTAGTACAAATGTTGAAGGCAAAGGAATTGGCTCTATTTGGGAAATAGATCCTGAATTTTTAGAATCAGACTTTAAAGATGGATCTGTACGTTTTGATTCCATAACAGCACCATTTCCAGATAATGATCTACAGAGAGTTATACGGAAATATGATCGAGTGGAGAAATACAATCCAAATGATAAAAGCTTATATGCTGTGAGTAATAATTTGGTGTTGATGCGATTAGCAGATCTTATTTTATTACGTGCCGAGGCTGAGTTTAAAAATGGAAAAGAGGTTCTCGCATTGGATGATCTCAATATGATTAGAAATAGAGCAGGTTTAACTGATACTGTACTTTCTGGAAATGATCTCTTTATAGAGATTTTTAAAGAAAGAAGAAGAGAGCTGATTGGAGAGGGGACGATTCAATTTGATTTGATTCGTATGAATTTATTTAAACAATTGGATGAATATTCTAGCTATTATGATGATGAAAGATTATCTAAACAAGGATATTACTGGCCATTGAATATGCGTACTTTATTGCCTCAGAATGAATCGTTAACGCAAAATCCGTATTGGATGAATCATTAA
- a CDS encoding L-serine ammonia-lyase: MSKEQISVFDMFKIGIGPSSSHTLGPWRAAQQFTKVLQDKAVLDKVESVKILLYGSLAKTGTGHGTDIAILLGLSGDDPVTFDVNLVTPKVEHIKTVGTLRLAGTNKIPFSYQEDLLFLYSQSLPFHPNAVTFQAFLNDGKAVSETYYSIGGGFVVQENDEGNISTEVDLPFPVETAQDLLHWCRKTGLKISELVLENEHAWREEEETRAGILNIYKTIYECIYRGCHTAGTLPGGLNVERRAAKLNKKLLKDRPYQDYESWIAAIQTGGESFPYILDWVSCFALAVNEENASFGRVVTAPTNGASGVIPAVLQYFITFHKGYSEDKIIQFILTASEIGSIFKKGATISAAMGGCQAEIGVSSAMAAGALTECLGGSQRQVLMAAEIAMEHHLGLTCDPIGGLVQIPCIERNTMGAIKAITAAQLALQSNPDKAKVSLDTVVKTMWETALDMNVKYKETADGGLAVNIPLSLPEC, translated from the coding sequence ATGAGCAAAGAGCAAATTTCCGTTTTTGATATGTTTAAAATTGGTATTGGACCATCGAGTTCACATACCTTAGGACCTTGGCGCGCTGCACAGCAATTTACAAAAGTATTGCAAGATAAAGCGGTACTAGATAAGGTAGAATCAGTCAAAATTTTACTATATGGTTCCTTAGCGAAGACAGGTACAGGGCACGGAACAGATATTGCCATTCTATTGGGCCTAAGTGGTGATGATCCTGTTACGTTTGACGTCAATTTAGTGACACCAAAAGTGGAACATATCAAAACAGTAGGTACATTGCGATTAGCAGGAACAAATAAGATTCCTTTTTCATACCAAGAAGACTTGTTATTTCTGTATAGTCAAAGCTTACCATTCCATCCTAATGCAGTTACTTTTCAGGCATTTTTGAACGATGGCAAAGCCGTGAGTGAAACCTATTACTCCATAGGTGGGGGGTTTGTTGTTCAGGAAAACGATGAAGGAAATATCTCTACAGAGGTTGATTTGCCATTTCCTGTGGAAACAGCACAAGATCTATTGCATTGGTGTCGAAAAACTGGATTAAAAATATCAGAGCTTGTACTGGAGAATGAGCACGCATGGCGTGAAGAAGAAGAGACACGGGCAGGAATCTTGAATATTTATAAAACAATCTATGAATGTATTTATCGAGGATGTCATACTGCGGGAACGCTTCCTGGAGGATTAAATGTCGAAAGAAGAGCCGCTAAACTGAATAAAAAATTGCTTAAAGATCGTCCCTATCAGGATTATGAAAGTTGGATAGCCGCAATACAAACTGGAGGAGAAAGCTTTCCATATATTTTAGATTGGGTAAGTTGTTTTGCATTAGCGGTAAACGAAGAGAATGCCTCATTTGGAAGAGTTGTCACTGCCCCTACAAACGGAGCTTCTGGAGTGATTCCAGCCGTATTACAATATTTTATTACATTTCATAAAGGATATTCCGAGGACAAGATTATCCAATTTATCCTAACCGCATCCGAAATAGGTTCAATATTTAAGAAAGGAGCAACCATTTCCGCAGCAATGGGTGGCTGTCAAGCGGAGATTGGTGTTTCCTCTGCAATGGCCGCTGGTGCTTTAACAGAATGCTTAGGAGGATCACAGCGTCAGGTATTAATGGCCGCAGAAATCGCAATGGAACATCATCTTGGACTGACTTGTGACCCAATTGGAGGATTAGTTCAAATCCCTTGTATTGAACGGAACACAATGGGCGCTATTAAAGCAATCACAGCCGCTCAATTAGCCTTACAGTCAAATCCAGATAAAGCCAAAGTAAGTCTAGATACTGTCGTTAAAACCATGTGGGAGACAGCCCTGGATATGAATGTGAAATATAAGGAAACTGCGGATGGCGGATTAGCCGTGAATATCCCATTAAGTTTACCAGAATGTTAG
- a CDS encoding DUF488 domain-containing protein: MQPQIKIKRIYESASEQDGYRVLVDRLWPRGITKERANIDEWAKEITPSTPIRVAYCHIPEHWEVFKAQYEKELIQNDHLASYVDKWEEYPVITLVYAAKDEQHTHALVLQEYLEKHYSTRKG, translated from the coding sequence ATGCAACCACAGATAAAAATTAAACGAATATACGAAAGTGCTAGTGAGCAGGATGGTTATCGCGTACTTGTAGACAGATTATGGCCAAGAGGTATAACCAAAGAAAGAGCAAATATTGATGAATGGGCCAAAGAAATTACACCATCCACCCCAATAAGAGTAGCATATTGCCATATCCCAGAACATTGGGAAGTGTTTAAGGCACAATATGAAAAGGAACTTATTCAAAATGATCATTTAGCCAGTTATGTAGATAAATGGGAAGAATATCCAGTAATCACCTTAGTCTATGCGGCTAAAGATGAACAACATACCCATGCACTTGTATTACAAGAATATCTAGAAAAGCACTATTCAACACGAAAAGGATAG